A stretch of Bombus huntii isolate Logan2020A chromosome 7, iyBomHunt1.1, whole genome shotgun sequence DNA encodes these proteins:
- the LOC126867462 gene encoding variant-silencing SET domain-containing protein-like: MNSNNFSSHSRFQNICNKKQFSCKNYKKERQAIVSVIYKENQNYNITLASCANKNQNILMNSTIRSTLNRRNCDKCQENLSSSPKNTLKSTSIVNRVLNKCDGNTSVLLLGNYRNNKKSSMTETPNIIEDDHKAVLNHDLQNITCFCNKSNTNCNLYNKNEIHCEQNVKFQQKSLPIISQQRSLEAKTRRKRNQSNATNETDCNISMQTKRENSCDIRKSITTEESREGVYTKGKRQRTIKSTCHLQIKKNKQKRIYSTVHKYKQCNKVTKNKYYKVIGKRKDISNFSTVTIIPSSKIDTKINKDIARHKNCIDIKNLIIPLIRIDDLPTSELSKLIQSTKSIENKENIQKDENICNETGNIVEIQCSAYKKHSATELKQEQEINILYKSVFEERCTIFEENVVNKIDENIRNIKFEKETYKISPENILQFFLENRRDIYIRTRLRSSIENIYKYHIRKSVAMCIKCIEVFNLLRQFSGKVNFVQNEKVCIECTLCNLQINSLFHFQKHLMDIHLQCERKSLRKQKKFAVAIINFSDQLDLNINNQFIFECCCCSKIFDHTTNFEEHIKNMHHGFDHHTDDVKKCEAEQMAVTSETYTTFKNEQVFNETHALDKNYIFDVPTNIDEISNSGKEINIQNDHINEYDINAKEIILKNNIYHTNSNNKNLLLEMEVKDEQINDINNSDVTEIRKENQKLKEDIEKLNDEKYSNSISELKLSNVSVKIDGRFKEYWKHKKSFSFICNVCFKKYRRKQAFLSHMSKHVTNFNTNVHEQQKAEENNDLIRHENDVVLNAHTKTSQDNSKSFKDNNVLHSTINLAESDQNTLISKTIDNEVDSGENGNVEYDIKDDNVASKTDDCNFALYINLTHIQKTRNDAKRQKLIKYSMNITKKRKTSTNEQQNTENEIGNMFPTNFTTNTNSIIDASKENVSYGLKELHCIICDKRFSSLTIFKEHMFFLHDSLFEDPRSPNLSMIPYKVKDLSTQGTRVSKMKRNMICKIKEAKKVLQKENKQKYRKWRCNACKENFALLRNYLRHKYYCHNDESVVHICDNCNKILTSVAMVNIHMCTNVTTWNCKRCSLTFPNGISLTRHNMNYHLEKVGPHVCKTCKLNFLTMYMLTRHETTHSISNNSNVTETFIDLSVPAKNYLPYTVDDTNVNSEFSRKQLNDKAIPYRNKNVEIKELDELNEKLSEMHITSNIPHDDKNILHCNTLCATAVQFNLHLEERHKREICQICNSLYFTDKVVKHLISDHIVSNNVCFRENDANIEIIQGDINSQNDIIEILGVKRLLSLYEYQRFDTIVENKCFSCITCSEQFSNTQQYKVHYLKYHDTICLLCNIKFEHNLQALEHKIKIHKSIDLYLWIAQKLILQLRQYGNTIEDVILKSNEIRIC; encoded by the coding sequence ATGAActcaaataatttttcatcgcATAGtagatttcaaaatatttgtaataaaaagcAATTCTcttgtaaaaattataaaaaagaaaggcaAGCGATTGTTAGtgtaatttataaagaaaatCAGAATTATAATATCACTTTAGCTAGTTGTGCAAATAAGaatcaaaatatattaatgaaTTCAACAATCAGATCTACATTAAACAGAAGGAACTGTGATAAATGCCAAGAAAATTTAAGTAGTTCTCCAAAAAATACTTTAAAATCTACAAGTATCGTAAATCGAGTTTTAAACAAGTGCGATGGAAATACCTCTGTTTTGTTATTGGGAAACTATAGGAATAACAAGAAATCGAGTATGACTGAAACACCAAATATAATAGAAGACGACCATAAAGCAGTATTAAATCatgatttacaaaatataacgTGCTTTTGCAATAAATCTAATACAAATTGCAATTTATACAATAAGAACGAAATTCACTGTGAACAAAATGTGAAATTTCAACAGAAAAGTTTACCTATAATATCGCAACAAAGATCTCTAGAAGCAAAAACACGTAGGAAGAGAAATCAATCTAATGCTACTAATGAAACAGATTGCAATATCTCGATGCAAACTAAAAGAGAAAATAGCTGTGATATTAGGAAATCTATTACAACTGAAGAATCAAGGGAAGGTGTTTATACAAAAGGTAAAAGACAAAGAACAATAAAATCAACTTGCCatttacaaataaagaaaaacaaacaaaaaaggaTATACAGTACAgtacataaatataaacaatGTAATAAAGTTaccaaaaataaatattataaagtaataggaaaaagaaaggataTAAGTAATTTTTCCACAGTTACCATAATACCATCAAGCAAGATTGATACCAAAATAAACAAAGATATAGCAAggcataaaaattgtatagatattaaaaatttgataatacCTTTGATTAGAATAGATGATCTTCCTACATCTGAATTATCTAAATTAATTCAGAGTACCAAATCTATCGAAAATAAAGAGAATATacaaaaagatgaaaatatatgtaatgaAACAGGGAATATCGTAGAAATACAATGTTCTGCATATAAAAAACACAGTGCTACTGAACTCAAACAAGAAcaggaaataaatatattgtataaatcaGTGTTTGAGGAAAGATGTAcaatatttgaagaaaatgtagtgaataaaattgatgaaaatataagaaatataaaatttgaaaaagagacgtataaaatatctccagagaatattttacaattttttctaGAAAAcagaagagatatatatataagaacaAGATTGAGATCAAGTATTgaaaatatctataaatatcaTATAAGAAAAAGTGTAGCAATGTGCATTAAATGTATAGAAGTCTTTAATCTTTTACGACAATTTTCAGGTAAAGTAAACTTTGtacaaaatgaaaaagtatGCATTGAATGTACACTatgtaatttacaaattaactctctatttcattttcaaaaaCATCTAATGGATATACATTTACAATGTGAAAGAAAATCATTACGtaaacaaaagaaatttgcagttgctattattaatttcagtgatcaattagatttaaatatcaataaccaatttatatttgaatgCTGTTGCTGctcaaaaatatttgatcaTACAACAAATTTTGAGgaacatattaaaaatatgcaTCACGGCTTCGATCATCATACAGATGATGTTAAAAAATGTGAGGCAGAACAAATGGCTGTAACTTCTGAAACATATACAACATTTAAAAATGAACAAGTATTTAATGAAACTCATGCTttagataaaaattatatttttgatgTTCCAACTAATATAGATGAAATTTCTAATTCAGGAAAGGAAATTAACATACAAAATGATCATATAAACGAATATGATATTAAcgcaaaagaaataattcttaaaaacaatatataccatacaaattcaaataataaaaatttattgttgGAGATGGAAGTAAAAGACGAacaaataaatgatataaataattcagATGTTActgaaataagaaaagaaaaccaAAAATTGAAGGaagatatagaaaaattaaatgatgaaaaatattcaaatagtATTTCAGAATTAAAACTTTCTAATGTATCTGTTAAAATTGATGGAAGATTTAAAGAATATTGGAAACATAAAAAAagcttttcttttatttgtaatgtttgttttaaaaaatatagaagaaaacAAGCGTTTTTATCTCATATGTCTAAACatgtaacaaattttaatactAATGTACATGAGCAACAAAAAGCAGAAGAAAATAATGATCTCATCAGACATGAAAATGATGTAGTATTAAATGCACATACTAAAACTTCTCAAGACAACAGTAAAAGTTTCAAGGATAATAATGTACTACATTCTACTATAAATTTGGCAGAATCAGACCAAAATACTTTAATATCAAAAACAATTGATAATGAAGTTGATAGTGGTGAAAATGGAAATGTAGAATATGATATTAAAGACGATAATGTAGCAAGTAAAACAGATGATTGTAATTTTGCATTATATATAAACCTTACACACATACAAAAAACAAGAAATGATGCGAAAAggcaaaaattaattaaatacagtATGAACATTACAAAAAAACGTAAAACAAGTACTAATGAGCAGCAAAATACAGAAAATGAAATTGGAAACATGTTTCCAACAAATTTTACCACAAATACTAATTCAATAATAGATGCAAGTAAAGAAAATGTAAGTTATGGTTTAAAAGAACTGCATTGCATTATATGTGACAAAAGATTTAGTTCTTTGACAATATTTAAGGAACATATGTTCTTTTTACATGATTCGTTGTTTGAAGATCCAAGATCACCAAATTTATCAatgataccatataaagtaaaagaTCTGTCTACACAAGGTACTCGTGTATCTAAAATGAAACGCAATatgatatgtaaaataaaagaagcaaAGAAAGTTTTGCAAAaggaaaataaacaaaaatatagaaagtggcgTTGTAACGCATGTAAAGAAAATTTTGCATTACTTAGAAACTACTTACGACATAAGTATTACTGTCATAATGATGAATCTGTAGTTCATATTTGTGATAATTGTAACAAAATCCTTACTTCAGTTGCAATGGTGAACATTCATATGTGCACTAATGTTACTACCTGGAATTGCAAAAGATGTAGTCTCACTTTTCCCAACGGTATATCTCTAACACGACATAATATGAATTATCATTTAGAAAAAGTAGGTCCACATGTATGCAAAacatgtaaattaaattttcttacaATGTACATGCTAACAAGACATGAAACAACGCATTCTATAAGTAATAATTCCAATGTTACAGAAACTTTCATAGATTTATCTGTACCTGCGAAAAACTATTTACCTTATACTGTAGATGATACAAATGTTAATTCTGAATTCAGTAGAAAACAATTGAATGACAAGGCTATTCCTTATAGGAATAAAAATGTGGAAATTAAAGAATTAGATGAACTAAATGAAAAACTTTCAGAAATGCACATTACATCTAATATACCACacgatgataaaaatatactgcactgtaatacattatgtgcTACAGCAGTACAATTTAATCTTCATCTggaagaaagacataaaagaGAGATATGTCAAATTTGTAATAGCTTATATTTTACAGATAAAGTAGTAAAACATTTAATATCTGATCACATAGTCTCAAATAATGTGTGTTTTAGAGAAAACGATgctaatattgaaataatacaagGAGATATAAATTctcaaaatgatataataGAAATCCTTGGTGTAAAACGTTTATTGTCACTTTACGAATATCAAAGATTTGATACTATTGTAGAAAACAAATGTTTCAGTTGTATAACATGTTCAGAACAATTCTCAAATACTCAGCAATACAAAGTTCATTACTTAAAATATCATGATACAATCTGTTTAttgtgtaatataaaatttgaacaCAATTTACAAGCACTTgaacataaaattaaaattcacaaATCTATTGATTTGTATTTGTGGATAGCGCAGAAGCTAATATTGCAGTTAAGACAATATGGAAATACCATTGAAGATGTGATATTAAAATCTAATGAAATAAGAATATGTTAA